Genomic DNA from Pseudorasbora parva isolate DD20220531a chromosome 17, ASM2467924v1, whole genome shotgun sequence:
TTTTGGTGCCAAAACACTAGACTCCTGAAGGTGAGCTGTAGTATCTGGTACCAAGATTTTAGCATCAGATCCTTTATGTCCTGTAAGTtttgaggtggggcctccatggatcagacttgtttgttcagcacatcccacagatcctagattggattgagatctggggaatttggaggccaagtcaacacctcaaacttgttgagGCGATCACCCTTTTGGAGATGCTTTGACTCATATAGCCATcaaaatttggcccttgtcaaaaattgtcaaatccttacacttgcccatttttcctgtttctaaaacatcaactttgaagacaaaatgttcacttgctgcctaatatatcccacccactaacaggtgccgtgataaagagataataagtgttatttcacctgtcagtggtcataatggtTTGCCTGATCATTGtatatttgaattataattaattatataatttaaatataacgTGTCCAGTtgagcatgatgctagcattgTCAAGGTCCTGGGTTTGACTGCATGAGAATGCAGAATTTCTGGAATGTTATGCATATGGCTTTGGATAAAACtgtaatttgaatgttttaaatTGTTCAGGAACAGCAGAAAGGCAGAGTAGTTTCTTATTTGAACTGAAATGTTATTGAGTTTCATGTCTGTCCTTCTGTAGTCCTTATGGTCAGCCTCCACCTATGCAGCAGCCACCACCCATGCATCAGCAACCACCAATGcatcagccaccaccaatgcatcagccaccaccaatgcaTCAGCCACCACCCATGCATCAGCCACCACCCATGCATCAGCCGCCATCCATGCATCAGCCGCCACCCATGCAGCACAGCTCCATCCAGATTCCTGTAGGTCCTCCTCCACCTAAAGTGGTCAGCACTGCCACCATTATGCCCACAGCCCATCCAGCCGCCCCAGGTAGCCATTTCACATTATGTGTATATAATTCAGTGTATGTGTCCGTCTTTGGATGACTGTACTATATGTATGCACTACTAATTCATGGGCATCTTTTAGCACCATTTCCTCCAATGGCTCACCAACCTGCTCCACCTCCACCTGCTCCTGCCGCAGCTCCAGCGTCTTCCAACAGGCCTCCATGGGTTACTGATGAGAACTTTGCCCACAAATTTGACCCTAGCAaacccaccaccaccacaaatATCAAAGTGCAGCCTCTTCCTCAGGCggcaccaccaccaccagcctacATCCCCAACCCTGTCCCTGCTCCCGCTCCCTCTGCACCCAGCCCTGCATTCAACCCTTCCCCTGCTCCGTTCAGCCCTGCTCCCTTCCCACCTGTGGCTCGTGGAGTTGCTCAAAAGGCAGAGCGATTTGCAGCCAGCAACAGAACACCTCTGTGTGGATCCTGCAACAACATCATCAGGTATGATTGCACAATCTCCAATATTCATCAAATATTTATGAAAAGACCCTTTGTAATATGTAGGTGTTTTAGTCAGCTTCAGGCACGTTTTTTTAGTTATATGAAGGTCATATTAATATTGTTCTGgactttcttttttctgttttaccatttttgtttttacctTTTATCACAAACCCAGGTGTTTAATCttaaactataaaaataaatttttatattaaataaataaaacaatgatcATCGAAACAATGGAGAAATCcatatttaatgtttatatttgcttttactttactttaatgTTATGGCTGATCGATGTATATTACTTGTGGTGACACTGTTTTGCCCTGTTTTATTCCCAAGAAAATAtataccggtcaaaagtttgggttttgtttcgaatactatttttgttttgtttttgtaaataaatgagTACTTTTATAGTCTTACAAGCCAGACCcgcatcaagatgttgggtccaGAAGGACATCATTGACAGGACTCAATCCGAGGatcgggataaatggttgtctttaaaattccctctgcatgcaattggataccgctacaaccaatcagagcaacctgaagcggagctagttgatagattaaactttcgctgtatccggtcggcaaaactccaaacacttCATGCCTTTTTAAGAACGACTTTcggtgccgttctttgttctttcctcaaagaaaagcttaactcttccagagtcgcggtcaaacccgattcgaaagaccgctgtttgccagcttctttgtttacaagtagtaCGCAAAACCTatgcaactctgccgtcattatgttaagcccgctcACCGACTCTATACGCATTATTggcatgtgattggcctgaccagagtttggtttttccagctcacatCTAtgaagagttgctagacgacatttgctgcaaattagatttgctgccactagggtgcgtctagatttctaggctagtactTTTATTGAggaaggatgcattaaatcatAAGTGAGGagttttaaatatttgcttTTCAAATCCTGAAAgaaattacacaaaaatattaaagggtGGTCGAATGCCAATTAAATTAAGCATTCTGACTTCTGACTGATTTATACTGTTtaagagttggattctcatgcCAGAGTTGGAAACATAGCcaaaatttcaaaaaattaGTTGGCGTATGACGACGTATTTCTGTACTAAATCAAGTTTCGAgaagtttttttcgagtatggcccTTTATGAAGTCATAAAGGGTGGAATTGCTTGTATGGACACTTCTCCTTGGTGAGCATATGCAGACATCAACCAAAACTAGAGCAAGAGTTTCTACAACAAGCCTCGTTCGGGTTATGGAAGCCTTAATCAGCATGTTAGAATTATTTCTAAAGGACTGTGTTTTTCAATATattgaaatagaaaacaattttAAGTTGACAGTTTTTACTAtagttttattcaaataattgcagcctgggtgagcaaaagagacttcttacaatttaaaaataactgttTCTGACCTTTTAAACGGTAGTGTAATTTGAAATATTTAGGactggaaaaaaaacaatgttcaATGTTTTTGACTCCTCAGGGGACCATTCCTGGTGGCATTGGGTCGTTCCTGGCATCCAGAGGAGTTCAACTGCCATTATTGCCATACGTCTCTTGCTGATGTCAGCTTTGTGGAGGAGCAGAATAATGTTTACTGTGAGAACTGCTATGGAGAGTTCTTTGCACCTACCTGTGCCCGCTGCAACACCAAGATCATGGGAGTACGTCGAAAACCTATTAACactgcacacacatgcacagaaaTTATTGTAAACACACATTATAGGAACTGACGGTTAATCCACTCAACATCTGCTCAATAGGAAGTGATGCATGCACTGCGGCAGACCTGGCACACCACTTGCTTTGTGTGTGCGGCTTGTGGAAAGCCCTTTGGAAACAGCCTCTTCCATATGGAGGATGGCGAGCCGTATTGTGAGAAAGGTATGGGGGCTACTGGCTATGTCTaacacaaatttgtatacaAGTTTGGTGTATGCAAATTTACAGCCCAGACTACTAAATTTTTCACTAATGGTTTCTGTCACCAGATTATATCTCACTCTTCAGCACAAAGTGCCATGGCTGTGACTTCCCAGTTGAGGCAGGAGACAAATTTATTGAAGCTCTTGGCCACACATGGCATGACACCTGCTTTGTTTGTGCGGTAGGTTCAAAATCAGTTTGTTATAGCACTTGCCCAAATGGTTGGAGgcattatgacacatttttgTCTCAACATTCAGGTGTGCCACGTGAACCTGGAAGGACAACCTTTCTACTCCAAGAAGGACAAGCCCTTATGCAAGAAGCATGCACATGCCATCAATGTGTAGATGTTTCAACAGTGCATCAAAAGCCGTCAGTGAAGGAACTAAATGCAATTAATGTACCATCTGCATTTGTGGTTTTAGGGCAAGACATCAGTGCCAATCCAAATGACACAAAAACTAATATAAagatatacaatatataatttattaaacagcatataagtAACCGATGAATGAATGATAAATAAACTAGATGTTCTGAAAAGTTTTAATCCAAATCCAATGTGCACATAGAGTATGGGTTAATTTAGGTCAttcttttacttttttattataacCCGAATATTTGCATACATgaaatacattaatttatacACTTACAAATACACTTTTTTGATTTAGTGAATTTATaaaacaaactatttttatGGTATTAGTGACTAAAACCATTTTGAGATAAATAGGTTTTGAAGATTGCCTGCATATGTAATAGCTCATCGTGACCAGACATTCTTTTTAAAACCAGAAACAGCCTAAACAAATCTATGCATTTTACTATGCCTTAAACTCTAAAGTAaacttaaatgtgtttttattgcaTTTGTTTTCCTAAACAATAATGAGAGATCCCAGACTTGCAAATCGATTTTGTAATCGATTGAGACCGTATGTTGTCTTTTCAATGCTGAATGGGTGATTTATGTGTTATTAATTTAGTTTATTTGTGCTTTTAGTGTGTGTGAAAGAATCTAAGGGAGATGTCAACATTAGCATTATGTTGTCATAATTTTTTCATCAACTAATTTGAAGAAAATTACGTAAATGCAGGGCATCTAAAAAGGAATGCCTATTCAGATTAAACACAGATTTGATGTTAATTTATCAGTTGTTTCCCTCAGTATGAGCTGTATAATGTCCAGCTCTCAAGGCTTAACAGAGTATTTTACACTGTTCATGTTTGGCCttttttctgttatttattGTGTGCAAAACCTCAGTATTTACATAATCTTTGCAAATGGTGTACTGTTCTAAATTTGCAAAGATAATTTACTTGTTTTCTTTGCCAAGAATGGGGGAtgcttaatttaatttaataaataattgaattatAAAGACAGAGCCACATACACAGTCAGGATATAAGTTGTATTCTTAATTTATCCTTAAAATGAATAACGAATGTGGTACCtgagactttctttttttctctctctgtatgATTACAGTAAAGGTTTTGTTTCATGCTACATGGCTATTAAAGAACATGCTGTGTGATAATGAACATTTTATGCACACAATTCACTTAAACAATATAGCTTTTATTTAGACATGTTTTAAGATTGTGTCATTGATGTTTCAGTATATTTCACTGCCATATATTAATTTTAGTTACTCTAACCCACCACATCACATCAGTTAAGATGTGTTCTTAGGGCTACTTTTGATTTTGgcttttttgttttgaatattACTAACACAAACAATGGTTTTGCATGAAATTGCCTCtcttaaatgtaataaattgcTAGCTCCTTTTTTACACAACTTTAGTATGTTActtaaaattacatttgtagCAGTGACATGTTCAGGAGTGGGTAgcttttttcaaaaacagatGTAATTTAACACTATTTTATAACATAATGTGTTATTAATAACTGTCATCTGCATATCTGCAATTCATGTGGGAATTATAGGGAGACAAAAGCGTGAtccatatttttataaatttgcaTCGTTACTGCAATAAGAAAAAACTTTGTTTTACATGACAACATATGTGTTAACAAGTGTCTTTAATGCAGTCTTTTTCTGTTAAATAATACAAAGTTTGTATGAGAGTTCAAACTGTGATGCGGCTCTACGGAAAACTGAAGATTTTCTTTATATAGTATCTACCTATACCTAAATgagctgtatatgtgtgtgtttttctcttTCAAGATAAGATGATAAACTAACTAATGGTTAGTTAATGGTTatctttattttgtattttcaaattaTGTTGTGGAAACAGCCTTTCAATCAATACCATTACCAACAACCAGCTGTATCTTCACTGACTTTTAAAACATGACCAGTACAAATATTAAGATGCTTTATGAACTGAAAATAGTTCACATAAAATTGTATGGGCACTGTTCTTATGTatgattaaatattataaaatggtACTGAAGACTGGACAGCCCCATTATTAAATGgcatttgtaatatttaaatttcattattTGGTTTAATTCAGTCTCATAATCATCTCGTTTAACTTGcacactttaaaattaaatgttttaaattatcttttaaaagaTTTATGCATTGTACAGAATGCTCATATGGCATACAAAgcataaaaaaagtataatgaataaaacaatgatatgcatctatgtaaatattcTGTATTTAAGTATCATggttaaaataacaatacatgcaGAGCACTGAGTGATTACAGCAACAGAATGGAATAtcacaatacatttaaattcatttcTAAAATGTCTTTAAGATTACTTTCTTTAAACACTACTGGTTAAATGTTGTAtctaatttattaatatgtgtATTATTAGGACATGTTAAGTATCCTACTACTTTACTACAGTATACCATCAATTGTAGCCTACATTACACGTTACATTGTTTAGTTTCAGTCGCCAGGTGGCGTTACGGAGTCGGTCAATCAGCGCTCCCAATGCTGTCCCGCTGACTGCGTGTAATAATCAGTGAGTAAGATACGCTCTACGATGATGGTCAGTGCCAGACCCTTAACGGACCTCACTGAGTGTCGAGCATGACCACAACTACAACAGACCCTCTGAATTACTCGAGTGTTGATAGCTCGTTAAATTGACGGAGTACACGAAAATACGATTTACTGAAGAATATTTTCGGTAAGTGAAATGGAAAGTGTTGGCTTGGCTAAGCTAACGCTGCCTGAAAGTTTGTTGCGCTGAATTTTCCATTTTACACGTAATGTTCTAAACGACTTATTAAGGGCAAAAGCTACTGTCGTGACGTGTTATGTTTTTCGCTACACAGTACACAAATGTATAAGACTTTAAGAGAAAAATAGTGGGAGTTTATGAGTTTATTACGTGATTTTGTTGGGGGATTTTGTTTCTCAGTGCGGCGACTTGAATGATAGCTAGTGAGCTATCGCCGTTAGCAAGTCAAAGTACGTTTAAATGTATTTCCGTAGCTAACAATAAGGGGGGTCTTTTCTCAAAACGACAATATAATCGTAATTTTACGCGTTATTTGTTTAAAatgccattattattatttgaagaAACTGTCACTGTTTGTAAAAGTCCGATTAGTTAGAAAGTTATTACGCGATAGTCGCGTAATGCTAGCAACAACTTCCCTATTCATCTGACAGCTGTGCGTTGCCTCTAAATGTTAATATATCTTGCATATAGGAACTGCTGTATGTTTCTTTTACAACAATATTGTGTTTCTTTTTATATTtggtattatatattattttctggATTGTTTTTAACTTCTGGTTGTTCTCGTCACGTATCCGCCTTTCAAGTTCTTTGAAGTTATCTTCATGTCTGTATCTGTGGgtagaaattacatttaaatgttcCTAGTTTTTCTGTAGTGTGtactcttttctttttcttttctcagaTTTTGCTTTCTTGTGGGTGTACTTCTAGCCCTCAATACGAAAGCTGCTTTTAATTTATGGGTTCTGGGGGGAAGGGGGTCTGTTCAGGTCTTTTACCTTCTCGAGGAGGTCAAAAAACAGATGGTAACACTGCCTGTGAAGCAGCCTGCTTCGAGAGGCCTGGAGGAGAGGCTTAGTCTGAGGAAAGTGGATTTACTTTacaaaattaaagctaaagtctcGTAGTATATGCATGCCAGACATCTGTGCATTCCACAGCTTGAGTCAAAATGTCCtctacaataaaaataatattggtCTAATTCTGGGAGCTCATAACCTGGTTGTGTTAAAGTTTTCAAGTTTGAGTTTCGAGTTTGTTCGTTCAATATGAAAATTCTGTattttattcaccctcatgttgttctaaatCTGTAGGAGTTTCTGAAGGCAGACCTTCACTTTCTTTGTATcttttttcataaaataaaaaatcgtATTATATGTTCCACTGACGAATGAAAgtctggaacgacatgaggattCGTAAATTACAGAATGTAAATTTCTGGATGATCTATTATGGTGTTAATAAATGCAAAACATTGCGTGCTTGTATGTCCTGATATTTGTGtcttgtgtgtgttgtgtagcaTTTGATGGCTTATTTACACTAACTGCTAGAGCAATTATTTGTTCTGTCTAGCTTTGAATGTTAATGAATCATTAATTGTCACGCAGATGTGTGACGGTCATGTTCTTTTTGTCCAGTGTGAAGAGATGTTTTAGTTCAGGGGTGTTCAATCTCTTAGATTCCACAGACCCCCAAATATGACCGTCCTCATCTGAATGACATTATTTAGAAAATGTAAATTCTTCTGTATTGTTTATTGTATAAAGACTcaatttatattgttaaaaaaatattgtaaatgtagAAAAATATAGTTTTTAATATGTTAATTATTAAGCTCCATTTCATAGTCATGCCAATGTAGTGTTAGATGTATTTTTGCCATTTTAATCTAatgatatatatacacacacatatctgTCCCTCGTATAGTGCAAAATCAATCGCTTAATTGCTTAAAAGGCTGCAATATCATACAACAATAAACACAATGTTTTCccttcttattttatttttatttttattttttacaatttcaGCCAGGCCCAGATTTAGTTGCCCTGGAGCCCTCTAGGAGTGTTTCAATCTCAGCCACAGTGTGAGGTATCAGATTGCAATAGGAGTCTGTGGCGAGGTGGCAGTGCGGGGAGCTTTGAGGGAGGGGGAAGGGGTGGGTGGGGGGGGTTAGGAGGGTTAAGAGGCAGTATAGATCAGGTTTCACATCCCTGCCTGCGTTCCTCAGGCTGCTGCACCATCTAAAGTCAGCCCCCTACCCCTCCCGTAATCGCTCTGGAGACAGGATGGCTAAACAAGAGGGAAAAACACACATGGCCACCTCAGACCTGACCCTGAGTGTATCACCCATCTCATCGTAAAGGTGCTGATGTATCACCCTCACCATTTAGTCATATCATTCTGATCTAAAAGGTGGAAAACTAATCCTAGATGAGCTTGGCCATTTGATACACTCTACTGAGCTTTTAATGAACAGACTTTTCTTTAACAATTCCTGTAGTCTGAAGTCCTCTGTGCTTGTGCTTCCAATGGATGGTAGGAAAGTGAGTGAGAGCCATTGATTTCTTTAACTCTTTCTATGCTACTGTTGGTTAGTGTGATGGCAGATCAGATAAAGATAGATTGGATTAAGCCATGCAGTGGGAGCTTGGTGTAGTGCTGGAGAGGGGTCTCTGTTTATTCAGTATGCCCCAGCTGTCCTTTAATGGTATTGATCTGCTTTAAATACACTTGGCTATCAGAGTAAATTATTTAGAGTGGCACCGGATAGGGTGAATTCAATGAGGGGTTGGGTTAGTGCAACGAAGACAACCAAAACGATTTCTGTCTGGTCTTGTAATGAGCTAGAAAATCATATTATTCCCCATTATTTAGGAGATTTCATTTAGTTGTAGAACTCTAGAAAATGTAATTacgtgtgcttttttttttttttgttaataaaaaatgcCTTACGATGTGATTCGTAATGCCTGAAATGCCATCACACCATGCCTCGTAGCCCTTATTTCACCAGAGATACGCGTCTATCTTTAGAATTTTGTGTTTGAACTTCTTGCGTTAGCCTTTATTTTTCTATGGCATTTCTGGTAAAGTGCATTTACTTGTTGTAGAGTTAAGGAAAGGTATGAGCATTGTCAAGTTTAAAATGGATGTCGTAAAAAATGTCAGTAAATGGACATACAAAcattgaaaaatacaaacaGAAGCCTTGCTGAAAAGGGACGGGGCGAAATAAGGTCAAAAGCAGCACTTTTCTCTTTGTAAAATAACTAGTCTAATTCCATTCTGTGGTAGACTTTAGATATAAACATTAGATGATGCCCCTTTGTTCTGCTTGAAAAAGCCAGAATGCTGAAAGTAACTCAACCAAAGTAACAAAAAGCTGAATTACTTGtcaaaaatacttatttttgcCTACTTGAGTATTGTCAGCTATTTCAGTCAAGTCCTGCTTACAACACCTTTCTGTTTTATAAAAGGGTCCACATCCTGGCTAGTGTTCTCCAAACAATGTGCAATTAGGCTATAAAAACAGATATAAATATAGGCTacgcaaaacaaacaaaaaatgttttgttcacATAGAGCTGCAAGACATTCGCTAAATTATAGATGAAGGAAAACAAAGCCACAAACCATGAGTTCCAGAGGTCTTCTGTATCGaatgttttataattattttctgttttatgaTTTAATGAAAGTTAATGTTTTTctaatattatcattatttggatcaaaataatgagtttaataatgttttaaaaatatccAACAACATGttcattttattcattcatattCTACTCAAATTTACAGTGTGCACCTTGCTGAACTTTGTTTAGGCTTTCTGCACATGCATACATGCTTGTCAAAGTCTaaccgtgcgttcacaccgccgccggcgagagcgtcaaaattcgctcttgGCGCCCTGACAACGACGCTGTAGAAAGCTCCGTGGACGTgctgccgctctgacgtaggtcgaatgttttttctttttttaaactgtatttaaagagggcgcaaatcaaacaagcatgttgatggatatactgaccacaagtag
This window encodes:
- the ldb3a gene encoding LIM domain-binding protein 3a isoform X1 — its product is MTSYNVSLAGPSPWGFRLQGGKDFNMPLTVSRITPGSKAASSNLIQGDIIVAIDGVSTEGMTHLEAQNKIKSANFNLALTMQRSKRPTPVSMTTPRIDSPMTVIPHQKDQPVQMNGGFSASAKTNSSYSSKHTNQSVHSTVVSSSGDASFPAQRHLAAPRDKSTSGQKKQQYNSPIGLYSAETLQEMAMLQKRAKSSGSGMHSGNLPVKDHVIDSASPVYQAVIPNENNELGPSEWTKRAAQLQSKSFRVLAHITGTEYMQDPDEEALRKSSAPAEHAPVSTSIASICASTIAALPNELLSEPQIVNQAPEPNAEQIPEQTTASSFSLQTSMGYTSQYKTSISSPYGQPPPMQQPPPMHQQPPMHQPPPMHQPPPMHQPPPMHQPPPMHQPPSMHQPPPMQHSSIQIPVGPPPPKVVSTATIMPTAHPAAPAPFPPMAHQPAPPPPAPAAAPASSNRPPWVTDENFAHKFDPSKPTTTTNIKVQPLPQAAPPPPAYIPNPVPAPAPSAPSPAFNPSPAPFSPAPFPPVARGVAQKAERFAASNRTPLCGSCNNIIRGPFLVALGRSWHPEEFNCHYCHTSLADVSFVEEQNNVYCENCYGEFFAPTCARCNTKIMGEVMHALRQTWHTTCFVCAACGKPFGNSLFHMEDGEPYCEKDYISLFSTKCHGCDFPVEAGDKFIEALGHTWHDTCFVCAVCHVNLEGQPFYSKKDKPLCKKHAHAINV
- the ldb3a gene encoding LIM domain-binding protein 3a isoform X7 → MTSYNVSLAGPSPWGFRLQGGKDFNMPLTVSRITPGSKAASSNLIQGDIIVAIDGVSTEGMTHLEAQNKIKSANFNLALTMQRSKRPTPVSMTTPRIDSPMTVIPHQKDQPVQMNGGFSASAKTNSSYSSKHTNQSVHSTVVSSSGDASFPAQRHLAAPRDKSTSGQKKQQYNSPIGLYSAETLQEMAMLQKRAKSSGSGMHSGFSLQTSMGYTSQYKTSISSPYGQPPPMQQPPPMHQQPPMHQPPPMHQPPPMHQPPPMHQPPPMHQPPSMHQPPPMQHSSIQIPVGPPPPKVVSTATIMPTAHPAAPAPFPPMAHQPAPPPPAPAAAPASSNRPPWVTDENFAHKFDPSKPTTTTNIKVQPLPQAAPPPPAYIPNPVPAPAPSAPSPAFNPSPAPFSPAPFPPVARGVAQKAERFAASNRTPLCGSCNNIIRGPFLVALGRSWHPEEFNCHYCHTSLADVSFVEEQNNVYCENCYGEFFAPTCARCNTKIMGEVMHALRQTWHTTCFVCAACGKPFGNSLFHMEDGEPYCEKDYISLFSTKCHGCDFPVEAGDKFIEALGHTWHDTCFVCAVCHVNLEGQPFYSKKDKPLCKKHAHAINV
- the ldb3a gene encoding LIM domain-binding protein 3a isoform X2, which translates into the protein MTSYNVSLAGPSPWGFRLQGGKDFNMPLTVSRITPGSKAASSNLIQGDIIVAIDGVSTEGMTHLEAQNKIKSANFNLALTMQRSKRPTPVSMTTPRIDSPMTVIPHQKVITNTPANNEYLSSFNPIALKDSALSTNKPIEVKGPGGKATIIHAQYNTPISMYSQDAIMDAIAGQSQARGSEMSGNETDSQLSNLPVKDHVIDSASPVYQAVIPNENNELGPSEWTKRAAQLQSKSFRVLAHITGTEYMQDPDEEALRKSSAPAEHAPVSTSIASICASTIAALPNELLSEPQIVNQAPEPNAEQIPEQTTASSFSLQTSMGYTSQYKTSISSPYGQPPPMQQPPPMHQQPPMHQPPPMHQPPPMHQPPPMHQPPPMHQPPSMHQPPPMQHSSIQIPVGPPPPKVVSTATIMPTAHPAAPAPFPPMAHQPAPPPPAPAAAPASSNRPPWVTDENFAHKFDPSKPTTTTNIKVQPLPQAAPPPPAYIPNPVPAPAPSAPSPAFNPSPAPFSPAPFPPVARGVAQKAERFAASNRTPLCGSCNNIIRGPFLVALGRSWHPEEFNCHYCHTSLADVSFVEEQNNVYCENCYGEFFAPTCARCNTKIMGEVMHALRQTWHTTCFVCAACGKPFGNSLFHMEDGEPYCEKDYISLFSTKCHGCDFPVEAGDKFIEALGHTWHDTCFVCAVCHVNLEGQPFYSKKDKPLCKKHAHAINV
- the ldb3a gene encoding LIM domain-binding protein 3a isoform X3, producing MTSYNVSLAGPSPWGFRLQGGKDFNMPLTVSRITPGSKAASSNLIQGDIIVAIDGVSTEGMTHLEAQNKIKSANFNLALTMQRSKRPTPVSMTTPRIDSPMTVIPHQKVITNTPANNEYLSSFNPIALKDSALSTNKPIEVKGPGGKATIIHAQYNTPISMYSQDAIMDAIAGQSQARGSEMSGNLPVKDHVIDSASPVYQAVIPNENNELGPSEWTKRAAQLQSKSFRVLAHITGTEYMQDPDEEALRKSSAPAEHAPVSTSIASICASTIAALPNELLSEPQIVNQAPEPNAEQIPEQTTASSFSLQTSMGYTSQYKTSISSPYGQPPPMQQPPPMHQQPPMHQPPPMHQPPPMHQPPPMHQPPPMHQPPSMHQPPPMQHSSIQIPVGPPPPKVVSTATIMPTAHPAAPAPFPPMAHQPAPPPPAPAAAPASSNRPPWVTDENFAHKFDPSKPTTTTNIKVQPLPQAAPPPPAYIPNPVPAPAPSAPSPAFNPSPAPFSPAPFPPVARGVAQKAERFAASNRTPLCGSCNNIIRGPFLVALGRSWHPEEFNCHYCHTSLADVSFVEEQNNVYCENCYGEFFAPTCARCNTKIMGEVMHALRQTWHTTCFVCAACGKPFGNSLFHMEDGEPYCEKDYISLFSTKCHGCDFPVEAGDKFIEALGHTWHDTCFVCAVCHVNLEGQPFYSKKDKPLCKKHAHAINV
- the ldb3a gene encoding LIM domain-binding protein 3a isoform X4; this encodes MTSYNVSLAGPSPWGFRLQGGKDFNMPLTVSRITPGSKAASSNLIQGDIIVAIDGVSTEGMTHLEAQNKIKSANFNLALTMQRSKRPTPVSMTTPRIDSPMTVIPHQKDQPVQMNGGFSASAKTNSSYSSKHTNQSVHSTVVSSSGDASFPAQRHLAAPRDKSTSGQKKQQYNSPIGLYSAETLQEMAMLQKRAKSSGSGMHSGAPAEHAPVSTSIASICASTIAALPNELLSEPQIVNQAPEPNAEQIPEQTTASSFSLQTSMGYTSQYKTSISSPYGQPPPMQQPPPMHQQPPMHQPPPMHQPPPMHQPPPMHQPPPMHQPPSMHQPPPMQHSSIQIPVGPPPPKVVSTATIMPTAHPAAPAPFPPMAHQPAPPPPAPAAAPASSNRPPWVTDENFAHKFDPSKPTTTTNIKVQPLPQAAPPPPAYIPNPVPAPAPSAPSPAFNPSPAPFSPAPFPPVARGVAQKAERFAASNRTPLCGSCNNIIRGPFLVALGRSWHPEEFNCHYCHTSLADVSFVEEQNNVYCENCYGEFFAPTCARCNTKIMGEVMHALRQTWHTTCFVCAACGKPFGNSLFHMEDGEPYCEKDYISLFSTKCHGCDFPVEAGDKFIEALGHTWHDTCFVCAVCHVNLEGQPFYSKKDKPLCKKHAHAINV
- the ldb3a gene encoding LIM domain-binding protein 3a isoform X5; its protein translation is MTSYNVSLAGPSPWGFRLQGGKDFNMPLTVSRITPGSKAASSNLIQGDIIVAIDGVSTEGMTHLEAQNKIKSANFNLALTMQRSKRPTPVSMTTPRIDSPMTVIPHQKVITNTPANNEYLSSFNPIALKDSALSTNKPIEVKGPGGKATIIHAQYNTPISMYSQDAIMDAIAGQSQARGSEMSGNETDSQLSAPAEHAPVSTSIASICASTIAALPNELLSEPQIVNQAPEPNAEQIPEQTTASSFSLQTSMGYTSQYKTSISSPYGQPPPMQQPPPMHQQPPMHQPPPMHQPPPMHQPPPMHQPPPMHQPPSMHQPPPMQHSSIQIPVGPPPPKVVSTATIMPTAHPAAPAPFPPMAHQPAPPPPAPAAAPASSNRPPWVTDENFAHKFDPSKPTTTTNIKVQPLPQAAPPPPAYIPNPVPAPAPSAPSPAFNPSPAPFSPAPFPPVARGVAQKAERFAASNRTPLCGSCNNIIRGPFLVALGRSWHPEEFNCHYCHTSLADVSFVEEQNNVYCENCYGEFFAPTCARCNTKIMGEVMHALRQTWHTTCFVCAACGKPFGNSLFHMEDGEPYCEKDYISLFSTKCHGCDFPVEAGDKFIEALGHTWHDTCFVCAVCHVNLEGQPFYSKKDKPLCKKHAHAINV
- the ldb3a gene encoding LIM domain-binding protein 3a isoform X8; this translates as MTSYNVSLAGPSPWGFRLQGGKDFNMPLTVSRITPGSKAASSNLIQGDIIVAIDGVSTEGMTHLEAQNKIKSANFNLALTMQRSKRPTPVSMTTPRIDSPMTVIPHQKVITNTPANNEYLSSFNPIALKDSALSTNKPIEVKGPGGKATIIHAQYNTPISMYSQDAIMDAIAGQSQARGSEMSGNETDSQLSFSLQTSMGYTSQYKTSISSPYGQPPPMQQPPPMHQQPPMHQPPPMHQPPPMHQPPPMHQPPPMHQPPSMHQPPPMQHSSIQIPVGPPPPKVVSTATIMPTAHPAAPAPFPPMAHQPAPPPPAPAAAPASSNRPPWVTDENFAHKFDPSKPTTTTNIKVQPLPQAAPPPPAYIPNPVPAPAPSAPSPAFNPSPAPFSPAPFPPVARGVAQKAERFAASNRTPLCGSCNNIIRGPFLVALGRSWHPEEFNCHYCHTSLADVSFVEEQNNVYCENCYGEFFAPTCARCNTKIMGEVMHALRQTWHTTCFVCAACGKPFGNSLFHMEDGEPYCEKDYISLFSTKCHGCDFPVEAGDKFIEALGHTWHDTCFVCAVCHVNLEGQPFYSKKDKPLCKKHAHAINV